A window of Parasteatoda tepidariorum isolate YZ-2023 unplaced genomic scaffold, CAS_Ptep_4.0 HiC_scaffold_5003, whole genome shotgun sequence genomic DNA:
AAAACAATTCCGATTTCAACACTCCGCACTTGTGTTGAGCCCAGCTTTTCCTGTGAGGGTGAATAGAACACATATCCTCGAAAGTGTGCGGTTTGGGACAGAATTCGTGAATTTTCCAACTGTCAGCAAATATTGAGGCATTTACTTCTGGCAAATTGCCAGAGGGAGTGCAAAAGTCGTCTAATtgatcatcattaaaatttccacAAAGGCCTTGCACctaaattacaacaaattaaCTTAGaatcattttacaaaaagtgaTGGAATACAATATATGCATGTAGTGGTTCCAGTGCAAAAGGTGGAGgaatacattattatttgacGACTATGACACACGAATAAAGTACAAATGATCAGATAAAAACCAAGCTGCCCACTTTTCAAATCAGCTATCAGTAATCAAAAGTACAATTACACAGAAATATATAGTTAGTCCTTACAGAATTTCATATTAGCACAGTGACTAGCAAACAAGCAAAACTTAAAAGtgtattttctgtttaattatgtaaaaggtatatatttttgataaaattatgcatgaatttactactaaataaaaaataacacttagGTAAaggtatcaaattaaaaaaatatatagcacttaaatttcatacttcattacaaaattaaattgattacttGGAATCTATGTTCtagtttttggtaaaaatagaaCTAGCCTTTGTTgactttttagcattttttatttgaaccaCCAAACATTTTTACTCATAGCATTTCATATTTGAGTATATGTTCTTTTGCTTTTCAATAAGgagagaaaataaatgtttcagttCATGGAGAAGGCATAAATTCcttcgttttttttctcatcaacTTGAAAACTCTGTTTGATGCAGCATTGCTACGTGAAACAAGCAATAAAGCCAAAACTGGAAAAGACggagagttaaaaaaaaatactgacgATTAGCTccaaagaacaaaatttaacaactcTTGGTAGTTAAAGGAAATAGATCTTATTTTATAtagattaatacaaaaaaattttaaaattcgttatttttttacttagttaaGAGTTGTTAAGATTATTTAGGTAATCCTGGCTATGAAATCGTAATAATTACAGATAAATCATAAAAGTCGTCATCTctgaatttgtttcttttggtAAATCAGTTGAGATAAgtttatgcaataattaaaatatatacaataatcAAACATGCATTAGACAGCactattacatttttgttctttGTCTGTCATTCAActccaataatttaaaacatagatGATAGTGTCAGGTAATTTCTGgacatttcatttttcatgaaCAGGCTAGATAAGAAAAGACAGGTGCATTGACAAAAAGGCAGCAAATCCAGAAtagctttttttctctttcatattttgtattacGCGAGggaaatgaattatataatttcaatattttattttttaaaaaaagaaacagaagtAGAAAAGTAACAACTAAGTACCCTGTTCCTCCATTTTGGATCCAAAGTGACATAGATGAGCGTTCCCTTGTTCCACCTGATAGTGACACCAATGTCGGTGTAAATCATAACAAACAGGCCCGATTCAAAGACAACAAATCGTGAAGAGAGACTTGTTTTAGGCATGGGTTCATCTTTTGTAAATGTTATCTTCTCTGCTTCagctgcaaaaaataataaaaataaaaaagaaagaaaattagtataaaattctcataaaatttcttcctttaaaaaagtaactgaaCTAGCAACCTGAATACCAATTTCCCAGATAATCGAAATATGACATTAAATTGGTACAAAAATTATGATCTATACAAAATGCTTAAAACCAAAATCTACATTCATCTAGATGCCGTCCAGGTGACAGAGTGGTTAGCATGCTTAACAGCAAAGTCAATGGctgcgagttcgaatcccgctcagggcatggatgtttctttgtGTGTTGTTTTTCTGTTGTGTGATGTGCAAATGTGgctcaaatataattttaatttaaaaaatcaaaatacaa
This region includes:
- the LOC107446290 gene encoding mucin-2-like, yielding MKGASYSLSIQNVPCGTGGATCSKSFTLEMGTLTTDRGDINELIAEAEKITFTKDEPMPKTSLSSRFVVFESGLFVMIYTDIGVTIRWNKGTLIYVTLDPKWRNRVQGLCGNFNDDQLDDFCTPSGNLPEVNASIFADSWKIHEFCPKPHTFEDMCSIHPHRKSWAQHKCGVLKSELFSPCRAVVNVEPFYE